A part of Ursus arctos isolate Adak ecotype North America chromosome X, UrsArc2.0, whole genome shotgun sequence genomic DNA contains:
- the LOC113265798 gene encoding DDB1- and CUL4-associated factor 8-like, producing MSDNGSSTDGPQDSGKRSPLNSPEEQSDVDARRETSSDTELSLNLTRDGGVLSQATLESQGTDIEGSAENINFESTEDSDQFFICEENLFPYRAAGEEELGAEEGARGAAEEQPQVQCDEANHDQYLSDEDRALEDWVSSETSALPRPRWQVLSALRERQLGSSARFVYEACGARVFVQRFQLLCELEGHHGCVNTVHFNQRGTWLASSSDDLRVIVWDWVRQHPVLEFASGHKNNVFQAKFLPNCGDSTLAMCARDGQIRIAELSALPHCKNTKRVAQHRGASHKLALEPDSPFKFLTSGEDAVVFAIDLRQDRPASRVVVTKEGEKKVGLYTIHVNPANTYQFAVGGRDQFVRIYDQRKINENENNGVLKKFCPHHLVNCDSKANITCLVYSHDGTELLASYNDEDIYLFNSSDGDGAQYVKRYKGHRNSATIKGVNFYGPRSEFVVSGSDCGHIFLWEKSSSQIVQFMEGDKGGTINCLEPHPYLPVLATSGLDHDAKIWAPTAKAATDLAGLKNMIKRNKRERDEDRIHHTDLFDSHMLWFLMRHLTQRGHHQRWGAPGVGVMDAESDASSSTSNSSEEEENQDRVQCLPS from the coding sequence ATGTCTGACAACGGGAGCAGCACAGATGGCCCACAAGACTCGGGAAAAAGAAGCCCGCTCAATAGTCCTGAGGAGCAGTCTGACGTGGATGCCAGGAGAGAGACCTCTTCAGACACTGAACTGAGCTTGAATTTGACCAGAGATGGTGGCGTTCTCAGCCAGGCCACCCTGGAAAGTCAAGGCACAGACATAGAAGGTTCAGCTGAAAACATCAACTTTGAAAGCACGGAAGATTCTGACCAGTTCTTCATCTGTGAGGAAAACCTGTTCCCTTACCGCGCCGCAGGAGAGGAGGAGCTAGGAGCGGAAGAGGGGGCGAGAGGAGCGGCAGAAGAGCAGCCTCAGGTACAGTGCGATGAAGCTAACCATGATCAGTATTTATCAGATGAGGATCGGGCCCTGGAGGACTGGGTGTCCTCTGAAACATCTGCCCTGCCCCGCCCTCGCTGGCAAGTCCTTTCCGCTCTTCGAGAGCGGCAGCTGGGTTCCAGTGCCCGCTTCGTGTATGAGGCCTGTGGGGCAAGAGTTTTTGTGCAGCGTTTCCAGCTGCTCTGTGAGCTTGAAGGCCATCACGGTTGTGTCAATACTGTGCACTTTAACCAgcgtggcacctggctggccagtAGCAGTGATGACCTTAGAGTGATAGTGTGGGACTGGGTGCGTCAGCACCCAGTACTGGAGTTTGCGAGTGGCCACAAAAATAATGTCTTTCAAGCCAAGTTCCTTCCCAATTGTGGTGATTCCACCTTGGCCATGTGTGCCCGTGATGGGCAGATACGCATAGCAGAGCTCTCTGCTCTACCACACTGTAAGAATACTAAGCGTGTGGCCCAGCACAGGGGAGCCTCCCATAAgttggctctggagccagactcccCTTTTAAGTTCCTAACTTCAGGTGAAGATGCAGTTGTTTTCGCCATTGATCTCAGACAAGACCGGCCAGCATCCAGAGTGGTGGTAACcaaagagggggagaagaaagTGGGGCTGTATACGATCCATGTGAATCCTGCCAATACTTACCAGTTTGCAGTGGGTGGAAGAGATCAGTTTGTAAGAATTTATGACCAGAGGAAAATTAATGAGAATGAGAATAATGGGGTACTCAAGAAATTCTGTCCTCATCATCTAGTCAACTGTGATTCCAAAGCAAACATCACCTGCCTCGTTTACAGTCACGATGGCACAGAGCTCCTGGCCAGTTACAATGATGAAGATATTTATCTCTTCAACTCCTCTGATGGAGATGGAGCCCAGTATGTTAAGAGATACAAGGGGCACAGAAATAGTGCCACAATCAAAGGTGTCAATTTCTATGGTCCCAGAAGTGAGTTTGTGGTGAGCGGCAGTGATTGTGGGCACATCTTCCTCTGGGAAAAATCATCCAGCCAGATCGTTCAGTTCATGGAGGGGGACAAGGGAGGCACCATAAACTGCCTTGAGCCCCATCCTTACCTACCTGTGCTGGCTACCAGTGGCCTAGATCATGATGCCAAGATCTGGGCACCCACAGCTAAAGCTGCCACTGATCTGGCTGGGTTAAAGAATATGATTAAGAGAAACAAGCGAGAACGAGATGAAGATCGCATACACCACACTGACCTGTTCGACAGCCACATGCTTTGGTTCCTCATGCGTCACCTGACACAGAGAGGTCATCACCAGCGCTGGGGAGCTCCTGGAGTTGGAGTCATGGATGCAGAGTCGGATGCGTCTTCCAGTACCTCCAATTCATCTGAGGAGGAAGAGAACCAAGACCGTGTGCAGTGCCTGCCATCCTGA